From uncultured Methanobrevibacter sp., one genomic window encodes:
- a CDS encoding DNA-directed DNA polymerase II small subunit has protein sequence MTAEILIKFARKGIILSPEAYDLIKNSKNPINLSSEIIVKLKSGNYSNEMVPVDVNTIKNMEGLNLEMQELSDITSGPAKQSQPIEKKPLETKPPEIKTQTQAKEEKPIATETSAQKPEPETIETAKTPEKEQPRVNPGYGSEHVVKIEDSEVSKDVEIKYKRNLTESKVNFDKFKVLKDTSNKSYTSGEIGNLIEYFQNRYKKLSGILEKRPELRTWQKINEITENQTDLNLIVMITDIRSTKNGHYLIEVEDDTGSMPILVSKDNDDLIRAARNLMRDEVIGVIAQKRAGPSENRLAICQNLIDPDVPRKERKEVDFGTVFTSDIHIGSSTFLEDAFVRFTRWLNGDYGNEEQREMANNVKYMIIGGDIVDGIGVYPNQDKELAIKDITAQYDEAARLVGDIRSDIKIIITPGNHDASRVAEPQPAVPEKYAKSLYKLNNVEFLSNPSTVSLDGLEVLIYHGRGIDDMVMGSNDFSHERNDLVMKEFLRKRHLAPLYGERTPLASELEDHLVIDSVPDVLHTGHVHINTYANYKGIHCINSGTFQTQTEFQKIYNIVPTPAEVPIIDVGGNYKQLKFID, from the coding sequence ATGACTGCTGAAATTCTTATTAAATTTGCAAGGAAAGGGATAATCCTATCTCCAGAGGCTTATGATTTAATCAAAAACTCTAAAAATCCTATAAATTTAAGTTCAGAGATTATTGTAAAATTGAAAAGCGGAAATTATTCTAATGAGATGGTTCCAGTTGATGTAAACACCATTAAAAATATGGAAGGGCTCAATTTAGAAATGCAAGAGCTAAGTGATATCACATCAGGCCCTGCAAAGCAAAGCCAACCAATAGAAAAAAAGCCACTTGAAACCAAGCCACCAGAGATAAAAACCCAAACACAAGCTAAAGAAGAAAAACCAATAGCTACAGAAACTAGTGCTCAAAAACCAGAACCTGAAACAATTGAAACTGCTAAAACACCAGAAAAAGAACAGCCAAGAGTAAATCCGGGTTATGGTAGTGAACATGTAGTTAAAATTGAAGATTCAGAAGTTTCAAAAGATGTGGAAATAAAATACAAAAGAAACCTTACTGAATCCAAAGTCAATTTTGATAAATTCAAGGTCCTCAAAGACACAAGCAATAAATCTTACACAAGCGGTGAGATTGGAAACCTAATAGAATACTTCCAAAACAGATACAAGAAGCTATCTGGAATATTGGAAAAGAGGCCTGAACTTAGAACCTGGCAAAAGATCAATGAAATCACTGAAAATCAGACTGACTTGAACCTAATCGTAATGATTACAGATATCAGAAGCACTAAAAACGGCCATTATCTGATTGAAGTGGAAGATGATACCGGTTCAATGCCTATATTGGTAAGCAAGGACAATGATGACTTGATAAGGGCTGCAAGAAACCTTATGAGAGATGAGGTCATTGGAGTCATTGCACAGAAAAGAGCTGGCCCAAGCGAAAACAGATTGGCAATTTGCCAAAACCTCATTGACCCTGACGTTCCAAGAAAGGAAAGGAAAGAGGTTGATTTCGGTACCGTATTCACATCAGACATTCACATAGGAAGTTCAACATTCCTTGAAGATGCATTTGTAAGATTCACAAGATGGCTTAATGGTGACTATGGTAACGAAGAGCAAAGGGAAATGGCCAATAACGTCAAGTACATGATTATCGGTGGAGATATTGTAGACGGAATTGGAGTTTATCCAAACCAGGACAAGGAATTGGCAATCAAGGACATTACAGCTCAATATGATGAGGCTGCTCGTTTAGTTGGTGATATCAGAAGTGACATCAAGATCATCATCACTCCTGGAAACCACGATGCTTCAAGAGTTGCAGAGCCACAGCCAGCAGTGCCTGAAAAGTACGCTAAATCATTATACAAGCTAAATAATGTGGAATTCCTATCAAATCCAAGTACAGTAAGCTTGGATGGCCTTGAGGTATTGATTTACCACGGAAGAGGAATAGATGACATGGTGATGGGATCAAATGACTTCTCACACGAGCGAAATGACCTCGTAATGAAGGAATTCCTAAGAAAAAGACATTTGGCTCCATTGTATGGTGAGAGAACTCCACTTGCTTCAGAACTTGAGGATCATTTGGTTATTGACTCTGTACCTGATGTATTGCATACAGGACACGTTCACATTAACACCTATGCAAACTATAAGGGAATTCACTGCATAAATTCAGGTACTTTCCAGACTCAAACAGAGTTCCAGAAAATTTACAACATCGTGCCAACACCTGCAGAGGTTCCTATCATTGATGTAGGTGGAAATTACAAGCAATTGAAATTTATTGATTAA
- a CDS encoding cysteine-rich small domain-containing protein encodes MINLISVGSDIGNITINVFNAIIESDIIVNYDNLDLSVLDTYIKDKEIIVNALDESNNEVIIGLDESESIEDSSDVYSKLEESYSKIELAISKASQNNVALICSNKRNIYGIANLLIQISSKYDDLDLKIYPAVSPIDYSSAVLGAPFNDFVSIDLNNPLVSEKELKNKIKFALKNDFVLFIHNPLGEDDDKANFNLLKETVNDFNDELLLGIVNESYSYEISCFKDINEESIKEDSALIIGNRLTYKLEDYMVTSSEYIVKPKFISQNIDFFERYLKDETPKGLDYDCEYLPCHKALEACDFCYCPFYPCADGLTGGEWIKNKDVWSCQHCDWIHLEEPCQAVRKGLEDILEDKNDLKAKHMELLKLRRECLLKTLK; translated from the coding sequence ATGATTAATCTTATTAGCGTGGGTTCTGATATAGGAAACATTACCATAAATGTATTCAATGCCATAATAGAATCTGATATCATAGTCAATTATGATAATCTTGATTTAAGCGTTTTGGATACATACATTAAAGACAAGGAAATCATTGTAAATGCTTTGGATGAGTCCAATAATGAAGTGATTATTGGTTTGGATGAGTCAGAATCCATAGAGGATAGTTCTGATGTCTATTCCAAACTTGAGGAATCCTATTCCAAGATAGAATTGGCCATTTCAAAGGCATCTCAAAATAATGTTGCTCTTATCTGTTCCAATAAAAGAAACATTTATGGTATAGCCAATCTTTTGATTCAAATCAGTTCAAAGTATGATGATCTTGACTTGAAGATTTATCCTGCAGTTTCTCCAATTGATTACAGTTCAGCTGTATTGGGAGCTCCATTCAATGATTTTGTATCAATTGACTTGAACAATCCTCTTGTATCAGAAAAAGAGCTCAAGAATAAGATTAAGTTTGCATTGAAGAATGATTTTGTTTTATTCATTCATAATCCACTTGGCGAGGATGATGATAAGGCCAATTTCAACTTGCTTAAGGAAACAGTGAATGATTTCAATGATGAGTTATTGCTAGGAATTGTGAATGAAAGCTATTCATATGAAATCTCATGCTTCAAGGACATCAATGAGGAAAGCATAAAAGAGGATTCCGCTTTGATTATAGGAAACAGGTTGACTTACAAGCTTGAGGATTATATGGTCACCTCATCTGAATATATTGTAAAGCCTAAGTTCATTTCACAAAACATTGATTTCTTTGAAAGGTATTTGAAGGATGAAACCCCTAAGGGCCTTGACTATGATTGCGAATATTTGCCATGCCATAAGGCATTGGAGGCATGCGATTTCTGCTATTGTCCTTTCTATCCATGTGCTGATGGATTGACTGGCGGTGAATGGATCAAGAACAAGGATGTTTGGAGCTGTCAACACTGTGATTGGATTCATCTTGAAGAGCCATGTCAGGCAGTAAGAAAAGGACTTGAAGACATTCTGGAAGATAAGAATGATTTGAAAGCCAAGCATATGGAATTATTGAAATTAAGACGTGAATGTCTATTGAAAACTTTAAAATAA
- a CDS encoding potassium channel family protein, producing MPSVKDILIEMKDMSELMVDLAYSAVLFNNKAAAEEVLTLENRLNSMNYEIKKQSLVAARSLEDAEKLTTLLEIAEAAESMGNAAKDLADLTLKGFEPHLVFKMVMEESERNIIRVNVEESSALANQSLGELLLLNRTGMRIISIRRGDSWIYGPDKNTVILAGDVLIAKGSETGTEIIEKLADGEMQLEDLGNIEEFIDDD from the coding sequence ATGCCAAGCGTAAAAGATATTTTAATTGAAATGAAAGATATGTCGGAATTAATGGTTGATTTAGCTTATTCTGCTGTTTTATTCAATAACAAAGCTGCGGCAGAAGAGGTATTGACCCTTGAAAACAGACTCAACAGCATGAATTATGAGATTAAGAAGCAATCTCTTGTAGCTGCTCGTTCACTTGAGGATGCAGAAAAATTGACTACATTGCTTGAGATTGCAGAAGCTGCTGAATCCATGGGTAATGCTGCAAAGGATTTAGCTGATTTGACTTTAAAAGGATTCGAACCTCACCTTGTATTCAAAATGGTTATGGAAGAATCCGAAAGGAACATCATTCGTGTAAATGTTGAAGAAAGTTCCGCTTTAGCAAACCAATCTTTAGGAGAATTACTATTGCTCAACCGTACTGGTATGAGAATCATTTCCATCAGACGTGGAGATTCCTGGATTTACGGACCTGACAAGAACACTGTTATCCTTGCAGGAGACGTTTTAATAGCTAAAGGATCCGAAACAGGAACTGAAATCATTGAAAAGCTTGCTGATGGAGAAATGCAATTAGAGGATTTAGGAAACATTGAGGAATTTATTGATGATGATTAA
- a CDS encoding magnesium transporter, protein MKMARQFGESIITLVVGIILFLFNAVKFIVSLPARFVSYIREFLADTDSVLKESLIALSICAVGDLCAGIILGNMEFFLQTYPGLMVIIPGAIGMRGNIFGSFGSRLSTHLHIGTISPEFKRSDLLDENITASIILTMALSVLLGAIAKVICILFDFPSISLFDFVLISFIAGLISTVIMLPITMFISLKSFEGGWDPDNITTPFIAAVGDFFTLPAIILSVLIVNLIGFNPIVKMVLFAIIILITVVSLISGYTADNEVRHIVRQSTPVLFFCSILGTVAGGILNNSLSTLLKNQTLLTLVPLFSGESGGLVSILGARLSSGLHSGLIDPVLRPKKHTMENFIAIVTLAVVMYPLIGFLAESSTIAFNNIGVGYLQSILISLIAGMILILVMLLVVFYISTISYRRGLDPDNIVIPLSTSLTDSISTLILIVVSLGLLSLI, encoded by the coding sequence ATGAAGATGGCACGTCAATTTGGGGAATCTATCATCACATTGGTTGTTGGCATCATTCTATTTTTATTTAATGCTGTAAAGTTCATCGTTTCACTTCCAGCACGTTTTGTAAGCTATATAAGAGAATTTTTAGCTGACACTGATTCTGTTTTAAAGGAAAGTCTTATAGCCCTTTCCATTTGTGCTGTTGGTGACTTGTGTGCAGGTATCATTTTAGGAAACATGGAATTCTTCCTACAGACCTATCCTGGCCTTATGGTAATTATTCCAGGAGCTATTGGTATGAGAGGAAACATTTTCGGCTCCTTCGGTTCAAGGTTAAGCACTCACCTCCACATTGGTACAATATCCCCTGAATTCAAAAGGTCAGACCTTTTGGATGAAAACATTACAGCATCAATTATATTGACTATGGCTCTTTCAGTCTTGCTTGGAGCTATTGCAAAGGTAATCTGCATATTATTCGATTTCCCAAGCATAAGCCTTTTCGACTTTGTATTAATTTCATTTATAGCCGGATTGATTTCTACAGTCATCATGCTCCCTATTACAATGTTCATTTCACTTAAGAGCTTTGAAGGTGGTTGGGATCCAGATAACATCACAACACCATTCATTGCAGCGGTTGGAGACTTCTTTACCTTGCCTGCAATCATTTTAAGTGTTTTGATTGTTAATCTAATAGGTTTCAATCCAATCGTCAAGATGGTATTGTTTGCAATCATTATCTTGATTACAGTGGTTTCATTGATTTCAGGATACACTGCTGACAATGAAGTAAGGCATATCGTTAGGCAATCCACTCCAGTCCTGTTCTTCTGTTCCATATTGGGAACCGTTGCAGGTGGAATATTGAACAACTCACTTAGCACACTCCTTAAGAATCAAACATTGCTTACATTGGTTCCATTGTTCTCTGGTGAAAGTGGCGGTTTGGTAAGCATATTAGGTGCAAGATTGTCTTCAGGTCTTCACTCCGGTTTAATCGATCCGGTATTGAGACCTAAAAAGCATACAATGGAAAACTTCATAGCTATTGTAACTTTAGCTGTTGTAATGTATCCTTTAATTGGATTCTTGGCTGAATCCTCTACAATAGCTTTCAATAACATTGGTGTCGGATACCTTCAATCCATTTTGATAAGCCTTATTGCAGGTATGATCCTGATTTTAGTCATGTTGCTTGTAGTCTTCTATATCTCTACAATTTCATATAGAAGAGGGCTCGATCCGGATAATATTGTCATTCCTTTATCTACAAGTCTGACAGATTCAATATCCACATTGATTTTGATTGTAGTGTCTTTAGGTCTTTTGAGTTTGATTTAA
- a CDS encoding alkaline phosphatase family protein gives MTSTIREEIKKIIYFIVYLILEVSIFFIITKTLGGISIPNFRTAFIVIILLSLVNAILWPLLSYFSLRFIVVTLGFGTFLIDGILLYFISLFIPGVFISGIALFSVPLLIGLISSLVSLVLNIDDDDSYYHNILEKEMKAIYTEANDKEGFIFLEIDGLSHHTLEKALENGDMPTLSKWISDGSHKLVKWETDLSSQTSSSQAGILHGNNNNIPAFRWVEKEKDNRIISSNGRTNSELIEKRISNGKGLLSNNGASRSNLFSGDATDHILTFSKFAISKAIKSRSWYYLYSKPYAITRILILFIYDMIMEFASRMRHLFKNIQPRLKWRGFAYYVARAGANVAMREITTLTLIGDILAGNHNVIYATYMGYDEIAHHSGVEDYDSFYALRQIDRQFKRLEKAMEKSARTYKIIVLSDHGQSNGFTFKEKYGESLNDLVKDLLPDDITVHSILHSNDDHFREKYSLKPYVEDNLEKVDRRIEKSIDNTKEKIDTRIDNTKERIDNTKEKIDTRIDNTKERIDNTKEKIDTRIDNTRERIDSRLDFEISPREKFNEIKNNSSTLEYFNKLKSERSFLNSDEPFAKRLNNISTDLNLNMQFSKKTKVSEKTAQTLVLASGNLGLIYFTDWSNRMTYEQIEDAFPGLISGLAHHEGIGFVMVKSEIYDTIVFSDDDVLYLDTEEYYGNHFLDRFGENTIRKLKRTDGFAHVPDILVNSAYDIDSDEVYAFEELIGSHGGAGGNQQYPFILYPSEWSLEEEILGAENVYKFFKSEMEKSWNEK, from the coding sequence ATGACTAGCACAATAAGAGAAGAGATAAAGAAAATCATTTATTTTATCGTTTACTTGATTCTAGAGGTAAGCATATTCTTCATCATAACTAAAACCCTTGGAGGAATATCAATACCAAACTTCAGAACCGCATTCATAGTCATAATACTCCTTTCTTTAGTAAACGCCATATTATGGCCTCTTTTAAGCTATTTTTCACTGAGATTCATTGTGGTTACACTTGGATTCGGAACATTCCTTATCGACGGAATACTCCTTTACTTCATAAGCCTATTCATTCCTGGAGTTTTTATCAGTGGAATAGCATTGTTTTCCGTTCCTCTTCTGATTGGACTCATATCATCTCTTGTTTCACTTGTATTGAACATTGATGATGACGATAGCTATTACCACAACATCTTGGAAAAGGAAATGAAGGCAATCTACACCGAAGCTAATGACAAAGAAGGTTTCATATTTCTGGAAATAGATGGCCTTTCCCATCATACATTAGAAAAGGCGTTGGAAAATGGAGATATGCCTACATTGTCCAAATGGATATCCGATGGAAGCCATAAGCTTGTAAAATGGGAAACAGACTTGTCAAGCCAGACATCCTCATCACAGGCAGGGATCCTTCATGGAAACAACAATAACATTCCAGCATTCCGTTGGGTCGAAAAGGAAAAGGACAATCGCATAATATCCTCTAACGGAAGGACTAACTCTGAACTCATTGAAAAGAGAATATCAAATGGAAAAGGCTTGCTTTCAAACAATGGAGCAAGCAGAAGCAATCTCTTTTCAGGGGATGCAACAGACCACATATTGACTTTCAGCAAATTCGCAATTTCCAAAGCAATCAAGTCAAGAAGCTGGTATTACCTATACTCAAAGCCTTATGCAATCACAAGAATCCTGATACTCTTCATATATGACATGATCATGGAATTTGCATCAAGGATGAGACATTTGTTCAAGAACATACAGCCTAGATTGAAGTGGAGAGGATTTGCATACTATGTGGCACGGGCAGGTGCAAATGTGGCCATGAGAGAAATTACAACACTCACCTTAATTGGGGATATCCTTGCTGGAAACCACAATGTGATTTATGCAACATATATGGGCTATGATGAAATAGCTCACCATTCAGGAGTTGAGGATTACGATTCATTTTATGCACTTAGGCAAATAGACAGGCAATTCAAGCGTTTGGAAAAGGCAATGGAAAAATCTGCCAGAACCTACAAGATAATTGTATTGTCAGACCATGGCCAATCCAATGGATTCACATTCAAGGAAAAATACGGTGAAAGCTTGAATGATTTGGTAAAGGATCTCTTGCCTGATGACATTACAGTTCACAGTATTCTTCACTCAAATGATGACCACTTTAGGGAAAAATACTCTCTAAAGCCATATGTTGAAGACAATCTTGAAAAGGTGGATAGAAGAATTGAAAAATCCATAGACAACACAAAAGAAAAAATAGACACAAGAATAGACAACACCAAGGAAAGAATAGACAACACAAAAGAAAAAATAGACACAAGAATAGACAACACCAAGGAAAGAATAGACAACACAAAAGAAAAAATAGACACAAGAATTGATAATACAAGGGAAAGAATAGATTCAAGGCTTGACTTTGAAATAAGCCCACGTGAAAAGTTCAATGAGATAAAAAACAACTCCTCAACCTTAGAGTATTTCAATAAACTGAAAAGCGAAAGAAGTTTCCTAAACAGCGATGAGCCATTCGCCAAAAGACTTAATAACATTTCAACTGACTTGAACTTGAATATGCAATTTTCAAAAAAGACAAAAGTGAGTGAGAAAACCGCTCAAACATTGGTTCTCGCTTCTGGAAATTTAGGATTGATTTATTTTACAGACTGGTCCAATAGAATGACATATGAGCAGATAGAGGATGCATTTCCTGGACTCATCAGTGGATTAGCCCATCATGAAGGAATAGGATTCGTTATGGTGAAATCTGAGATATATGATACAATAGTGTTTTCAGATGATGATGTGCTTTACCTTGACACAGAAGAGTATTATGGAAATCATTTCCTCGACAGGTTTGGAGAAAACACCATCAGAAAGCTTAAAAGAACAGATGGATTCGCACATGTGCCAGACATTTTGGTAAACAGTGCATATGACATTGACAGTGATGAGGTCTATGCATTTGAGGAATTGATCGGAAGCCACGGAGGTGCTGGAGGAAACCAGCAATATCCATTCATCCTATATCCAAGTGAATGGTCATTGGAAGAGGAAATATTGGGTGCTGAAAATGTATATAAGTTCTTTAAAAGTGAAATGGAAAAGTCCTGGAATGAAAAATAG